A stretch of the Ischnura elegans chromosome 5, ioIscEleg1.1, whole genome shotgun sequence genome encodes the following:
- the LOC124158841 gene encoding DNA repair protein RAD51 homolog 4-like isoform X2, whose translation MIIRRNVILHYSAFPKNCLNAYRGLLSHYALIPFGVPSLDNMIDGGLLTGTLTEIYGSPSSGKTKLCYDITAHVVLQLKQQVMYVDAKGGFSGKSLRCRLESYDFPLELVEEAQKNVTVISVKCINELLSLLYHLRSSLNQEITEGVCTRLIIIDSLPSIFYQFIGETSNKGLGFMNSLATILKCIAVENRVAILLINLPSKGSEYVDTTDPVLQSSRKPFTSSSLLKPALGNYWFHVPNLRLFVRKIHASRELEVIVTKSSSVLIGKTCRFCAD comes from the exons ATGATCATACGACGAAATGTTATTTTGCATTACTCAGCCTTTCCAAAGAATTGCTTGAATGCCTACCGAGGATTGCTGAGCCATTATGCCCTTATACCGTTTGGAGTACCAAG CCTGGACAACATGATAGATGGGGGCCTCTTAACTGGAACTTTAACAGAGATTTATGGTTCGCCTTCAAGTGGGAAAACTAAGCTTTGCTATGATATAACTGCCCATGTGGTTCTCCAATTAAAACAGCAAGTGATGTACGTAGATGCCAAAGGAGGATTCTCTGGGAAAAGCTTGAGATGTAGGTTGGAAAGCTATGATTTCCCTTTGGAG TTGGTGGAAGAGGCCCAGAAGAATGTGACAGTCATCTCAGTTAAATGCATCAATGAACTTCTCTCTCTCCTCTACCACTTGAGAAGTAGTTTGAATCAGGAAATTACAGAGGGTGTGTGTACTAGGTTAATCATTATCGACTCGCTCCCatccatattttatcaattcatcgGGGAAACGTCAAACAAAG GTCTAGGCTTCATGAATAGTTTGGCTACTATCCTCAAGTGCATCGCTGTTGAAAATAGGGTTGCTATTCTACTGATCAACCTGCCGAGTAAGGGGTCTGAGTATGTAGATACTACCGATCCTGTCCTCCAGTCTTCACGCAAGCCTTTCACTTCCAGTTCACTTTTGAAGCCAGCTCTAGGTAATTATTGGTTTCATGTCCCTAATTTGCGACTGTTTGTTCGTAAAATCCACGCCTCCAGAGAATTAGAAGTCATCGTGACCAAAAGCTCCAGTGTTTTGATCGGCAAAACCTGCAGATTTTGTGCGGATTGA
- the LOC124158841 gene encoding DNA repair protein RAD51 homolog 4-like isoform X1, protein MARLSSRVCSLLKEKSISQLRRRKIYTFVDFLREEPEKLVKICDLSYSEIMIIRRNVILHYSAFPKNCLNAYRGLLSHYALIPFGVPSLDNMIDGGLLTGTLTEIYGSPSSGKTKLCYDITAHVVLQLKQQVMYVDAKGGFSGKSLRCRLESYDFPLELVEEAQKNVTVISVKCINELLSLLYHLRSSLNQEITEGVCTRLIIIDSLPSIFYQFIGETSNKGLGFMNSLATILKCIAVENRVAILLINLPSKGSEYVDTTDPVLQSSRKPFTSSSLLKPALGNYWFHVPNLRLFVRKIHASRELEVIVTKSSSVLIGKTCRFCAD, encoded by the exons ATGGCAAGACTTAGCTCTCGCGTTTGCTCTTTATTAAAGGAGAAATCTATTTCCCAACTGAGGAGAAGGAAGATATATACCTTTGTTGACTTTCTCCGCGAAGAACCggaaaaattagtgaaaatatgcGATCTCTCCTATTCA gAAATAATGATCATACGACGAAATGTTATTTTGCATTACTCAGCCTTTCCAAAGAATTGCTTGAATGCCTACCGAGGATTGCTGAGCCATTATGCCCTTATACCGTTTGGAGTACCAAG CCTGGACAACATGATAGATGGGGGCCTCTTAACTGGAACTTTAACAGAGATTTATGGTTCGCCTTCAAGTGGGAAAACTAAGCTTTGCTATGATATAACTGCCCATGTGGTTCTCCAATTAAAACAGCAAGTGATGTACGTAGATGCCAAAGGAGGATTCTCTGGGAAAAGCTTGAGATGTAGGTTGGAAAGCTATGATTTCCCTTTGGAG TTGGTGGAAGAGGCCCAGAAGAATGTGACAGTCATCTCAGTTAAATGCATCAATGAACTTCTCTCTCTCCTCTACCACTTGAGAAGTAGTTTGAATCAGGAAATTACAGAGGGTGTGTGTACTAGGTTAATCATTATCGACTCGCTCCCatccatattttatcaattcatcgGGGAAACGTCAAACAAAG GTCTAGGCTTCATGAATAGTTTGGCTACTATCCTCAAGTGCATCGCTGTTGAAAATAGGGTTGCTATTCTACTGATCAACCTGCCGAGTAAGGGGTCTGAGTATGTAGATACTACCGATCCTGTCCTCCAGTCTTCACGCAAGCCTTTCACTTCCAGTTCACTTTTGAAGCCAGCTCTAGGTAATTATTGGTTTCATGTCCCTAATTTGCGACTGTTTGTTCGTAAAATCCACGCCTCCAGAGAATTAGAAGTCATCGTGACCAAAAGCTCCAGTGTTTTGATCGGCAAAACCTGCAGATTTTGTGCGGATTGA